One stretch of Candidatus Binatia bacterium DNA includes these proteins:
- a CDS encoding DUF5676 family membrane protein — protein MLKPSAFATSLAILTGTFYLLLHLIRLFAPVTFRYFYNSQFMGADVASLMWREIPIGNFIISFVIAVLTAWLFGYAWAWLYNKLTR, from the coding sequence ATGCTGAAGCCATCCGCATTCGCAACTTCCCTCGCTATTCTCACCGGGACGTTTTACCTTCTCTTACATCTGATCCGGCTGTTCGCGCCGGTCACTTTCCGCTACTTTTACAATTCCCAGTTCATGGGCGCGGACGTGGCGTCTCTCATGTGGCGCGAGATTCCCATCGGCAACTTCATTATCAGTTTCGTCATAGCGGTCCTAACAGCTTGGCTTTTCGGCTACGCGTGGGCCTGGCTCTACAATAAATTGACAAGATAA